In Pseudofrankia saprophytica, one genomic interval encodes:
- a CDS encoding adenine phosphoribosyltransferase, whose amino-acid sequence MTSIETPAASALTPEAADAGLAAAAQALRSHVRDVPDFPQPGVVFKDITPLLATPAAFGAVIGALADTAERLGATVVAGIEARGFLLAAPVADRIGAGIVPIRKQGKLPGRTVTESYALEYGTATLEMHADAVGAGDRVLIIDDVLATGGTAAAAVNLLRHGGAEVLGLAVLMELTFLAGRTQIPSLNVTTLLSI is encoded by the coding sequence ATGACGAGCATCGAGACTCCCGCGGCGAGCGCCCTGACGCCCGAGGCGGCCGACGCCGGCCTCGCGGCGGCGGCCCAGGCGCTGCGCTCCCACGTGCGCGACGTCCCCGACTTCCCCCAGCCGGGCGTGGTGTTCAAGGACATCACTCCGCTGCTGGCGACCCCGGCCGCCTTCGGGGCGGTGATCGGCGCGCTCGCCGACACGGCCGAACGGCTCGGTGCGACCGTGGTCGCGGGCATCGAGGCCCGCGGCTTCCTGCTGGCCGCGCCGGTCGCCGACCGGATCGGCGCTGGGATCGTCCCGATCCGCAAGCAGGGCAAGCTGCCCGGCCGCACGGTCACCGAGTCCTACGCGTTGGAGTACGGCACGGCGACCCTGGAGATGCACGCCGACGCCGTCGGCGCCGGGGACCGGGTGCTCATCATCGACGACGTCCTCGCCACCGGTGGTACGGCCGCCGCGGCCGTCAACCTGCTGCGCCACGGCGGCGCCGAGGTGCTCGGCCTCGCCGTGCTCATGGAGCTCACGTTCCTGGCCGGCCG